From the Bdellovibrio reynosensis genome, one window contains:
- a CDS encoding fimbria/pilus outer membrane usher protein, with amino-acid sequence MKFLLVLLFSFITLLYSTNAFAGVRPALPKPYFVAPFILDNKVVAEAWVFPRDDRKQFVVESKPLLQTLENILKEPQYKELERRVQPENVLSLYDLEAVGISVRFDEKTLELKLDVPLSQRRTNELDLNYAEGANQKYLRPSAHSGYINLRLLQAYQYGADVPAEEKMPLTAHVDLVENIRGFTFETMAEYLESDEYPWQRQDTRLRFDNEDKMLRFTLGDLTLLGRGFQQSPNLGGASLVRDFSIQPYKTLRPLSNSEIVIKRPSLVEIFVNGFLYSQLRLAPGVFNIRDYPLAVGQNSVKVKITDDLGQVEIFDFSILFENTLLGKGVHEFSYAAGFPWEVSGADRAYDNTAAMTTFYHRVGLTNEVTFGFNYQNYLSQAMTGLELSGISTLGYMSLEGSYATNEAQQEASAQRFRYRSIERMFGKDIPVTLALETENRDSAFLPVSPAPITSSFLRRYDGQLNYRSPAQWVWGIGTGVNEVTTGENLRSYRTNVLFTLNPQTRMEFSLNRTVAETEEDRGLISFYWTERQGRLSASAYYDSSQRNSTVSVSRNNIYKYDDYRLNASVHNQDNETTGSLSGEYLSQAFSLRLDHYSQANLNTTGLGLNTGLAWVGNSAAFTQPIYDSFVLLRTNSLPPGRSIVINPSGEKGEAQLGPGTSVVLRDQSAYYKHFLSVDTTSLPMGYLLDREYFGTQPTYRSGIALDLVFKKRILVKGRLVDAKGEGLQFIAGDIVNSQGQLVDNSFFTNKNGGFVIEGLEPGSYTLTTSEPNLESVQFKVEEVSSNQLNLGTITVGKEN; translated from the coding sequence TTGAAGTTCCTTTTAGTTCTTCTATTTAGCTTTATTACTCTGCTTTACAGCACAAATGCTTTTGCTGGTGTTCGCCCTGCATTGCCTAAGCCGTATTTTGTCGCGCCTTTTATTCTCGATAACAAAGTAGTGGCAGAAGCTTGGGTTTTTCCACGCGACGACAGAAAACAATTTGTCGTAGAATCAAAACCCCTTTTGCAAACCTTAGAAAACATTTTAAAAGAGCCTCAATATAAGGAGCTAGAACGTCGTGTTCAGCCCGAAAATGTATTATCCCTTTATGATCTTGAAGCGGTGGGTATTTCCGTACGCTTTGATGAAAAAACATTAGAGCTAAAATTGGATGTTCCATTATCTCAAAGAAGAACCAATGAACTGGATTTAAATTATGCGGAAGGTGCTAATCAAAAGTATCTTCGCCCTTCAGCGCATAGCGGATATATCAACCTTCGTCTTTTACAAGCCTATCAATACGGTGCAGATGTTCCGGCAGAAGAAAAAATGCCACTGACGGCCCATGTAGATCTGGTAGAAAATATTCGCGGTTTTACTTTTGAAACCATGGCTGAATATTTAGAAAGTGATGAATATCCATGGCAACGCCAGGACACGCGTCTGCGCTTCGATAATGAAGACAAGATGCTTCGTTTCACCTTGGGTGATCTAACGTTGTTAGGTCGCGGCTTTCAACAGTCTCCGAATCTTGGTGGTGCTTCCCTGGTTCGTGATTTTTCAATTCAGCCCTATAAAACTCTTCGACCTCTTAGTAATAGCGAAATCGTTATTAAAAGGCCTTCGCTAGTTGAAATTTTTGTGAATGGATTTTTATACAGTCAGCTTCGCCTGGCTCCAGGCGTATTCAACATCCGTGATTATCCGCTGGCGGTGGGACAAAACAGCGTAAAAGTAAAAATCACCGACGATCTTGGACAAGTAGAGATTTTTGACTTTTCAATTCTTTTTGAAAACACGTTGCTAGGAAAAGGTGTCCATGAGTTTTCCTATGCTGCCGGCTTCCCCTGGGAAGTTTCCGGTGCGGATCGTGCTTATGATAATACAGCTGCGATGACGACGTTTTATCACCGCGTGGGCTTAACTAACGAAGTCACATTTGGTTTTAATTACCAAAACTATTTAAGCCAAGCCATGACGGGCTTAGAACTTTCAGGTATTTCCACGTTAGGTTACATGTCCTTAGAAGGTTCTTACGCTACGAATGAAGCCCAGCAAGAAGCGTCGGCGCAACGATTCCGCTATCGTTCGATTGAAAGAATGTTTGGCAAAGACATTCCAGTTACTTTGGCACTGGAAACGGAAAATCGTGATTCTGCATTCCTTCCAGTTTCTCCTGCTCCGATCACTTCTTCATTCCTAAGAAGGTATGACGGGCAACTTAATTACCGTTCACCAGCCCAATGGGTATGGGGGATTGGGACTGGGGTTAATGAAGTTACCACCGGTGAAAACTTAAGAAGCTATCGCACGAACGTGTTATTCACTTTAAATCCACAGACGCGCATGGAATTTAGTTTAAATAGAACAGTTGCTGAAACTGAAGAAGATCGCGGACTGATTTCATTTTATTGGACGGAAAGACAAGGTCGTTTAAGCGCAAGCGCCTACTATGATAGTTCGCAACGCAATTCTACGGTGTCGGTCAGTCGCAATAATATTTATAAGTATGACGACTATAGGCTTAATGCCTCGGTTCATAATCAAGATAATGAAACTACCGGGTCTTTATCCGGCGAATACCTATCCCAGGCGTTCAGTTTAAGATTAGATCATTATTCACAAGCCAACTTAAATACCACGGGCTTGGGATTAAATACGGGTTTAGCGTGGGTAGGTAATTCTGCAGCATTTACCCAGCCAATTTATGATAGCTTCGTTTTACTAAGAACGAACTCACTTCCGCCAGGCAGAAGTATTGTCATTAATCCTTCGGGTGAAAAAGGGGAAGCGCAGTTAGGTCCAGGCACGTCCGTCGTTTTAAGAGATCAATCTGCTTATTATAAACATTTTCTAAGTGTTGATACGACCTCTTTGCCGATGGGTTATTTACTAGATCGCGAGTATTTTGGCACTCAACCGACTTATCGCAGTGGTATTGCGTTGGATTTAGTGTTTAAAAAGCGCATCCTGGTCAAAGGCAGACTGGTTGATGCTAAAGGCGAAGGCTTGCAATTTATCGCCGGTGATATCGTGAATTCCCAGGGCCAGCTTGTCGACAATAGCTTCTTCACCAATAAAAATGGTGGCTTCGTGATTGAAGGACTTGAACCTGGCAGTTACACTTTGACGACATCAGAACCTAATCTAGAGTCAGTGCAATTTAAAGTTGAAGAAGTATCTTCAAACCAACTGAACCTGGGCACTATTACGGTAGGAAAGGAGAACTAA
- a CDS encoding fimbrial biogenesis chaperone has protein sequence MPGKFSKFAIFLFLFPTFCFAFRLTPMVVHFAPSGAKSTQVLTVENTGTDKIPIQIEAFTRTTDAKGEEVRKKTEDFTIYPEQLVLLPKEKRNIRVTWAGELNGNTEKAYRIVAAQLPIEFHEKNAKAQQASVNLKFLLQYVASAYVTPQDAVSKIRVTSVEKKSNRNLVLKIKNEGTAHQVLRVKQIKIFAGDKLLTSLEPGKSFDGVNILAGAEHSVPVASAKDIVEGNLKAELELAEFHD, from the coding sequence ATGCCTGGAAAATTCAGTAAATTCGCGATCTTTCTATTCTTGTTTCCGACGTTTTGCTTTGCTTTTCGCTTAACCCCGATGGTCGTTCATTTCGCGCCAAGCGGAGCAAAATCAACGCAGGTTCTAACGGTAGAAAATACGGGCACTGATAAAATCCCAATACAGATTGAAGCTTTCACACGCACAACGGATGCAAAAGGCGAAGAGGTGCGCAAGAAAACGGAAGACTTCACCATCTATCCAGAGCAGCTAGTGCTTTTACCAAAAGAAAAAAGAAATATCCGTGTTACCTGGGCAGGCGAACTTAACGGTAACACCGAAAAAGCCTATCGTATTGTCGCGGCCCAGCTGCCGATCGAGTTTCACGAAAAAAATGCGAAAGCCCAGCAAGCCTCTGTAAATTTAAAATTCCTTCTTCAGTACGTGGCTTCAGCTTACGTCACACCTCAAGATGCGGTGTCTAAGATCCGGGTGACTAGTGTAGAAAAGAAATCAAATCGCAACCTTGTTTTAAAAATTAAAAACGAAGGCACGGCCCACCAAGTTCTTAGAGTTAAACAAATTAAAATCTTTGCTGGCGATAAACTGCTGACATCGTTGGAACCAGGCAAATCCTTTGACGGCGTTAATATCTTAGCAGGGGCGGAACACAGTGTCCCTGTGGCTTCCGCTAAAGATATCGTCGAAGGAAATTTAAAGGCTGAATTAGAATTAGCGGAGTTCCACGATTGA
- a CDS encoding ATP-binding protein: MLFTVVPLAFVTGYSMLKYEKAIDYELSQRLSGNAREIDLVLKDIRTNLQEKRDRYSRDPSLLYHLTVGDGATIRSIASQWMKTDGISSLTFFNREGRMLASVFRDDKEVLRSFLPVQDAVFLSAKYMAELKEQKEIALSEARENQKYNLILISKVTGPGGRLVGYVEQVVDLNKSFAMRLKNRLKLELIFFKDNGQVVVASHPDFYLYKKDFFRPYVKPGGEPFFDLNIRSVPYGFLIYPLSWGITKFSVALGASKSEAKAVLKNVNYAFITVVGAVVVLLIFTIFVTSNWVLKPLYDLVDALQSFESQEQAVTIPVKNDTEIGLLTESFNEMSKKIWQARSDLRKKISELESANKELKDTQTKLVHSAKMVSLGQLVAGVAHELNNPIGFIYSNMTHLKEYSEKLITLAEIAEKDPPKLPALKEEFEFDYIVKDLPKLVASCQDGARRTRDIVLGLRNFSRLEEAKLQEIDVQQSLDTTLNLLQGEIKNRIEIHRQYEPTPLIHCYASQINQVFMNILSNAVQAIDGSGHIWISTTPLKDFKGSKDKRGFVQISIQDSGKGMSAETLEKIFDPFFTTKGVGQGTGLGLSISYGIIQNHGGEIQARSEVGVGTEFIVIIPVFPPIQEKSPSLLT, translated from the coding sequence GTGCTTTTTACGGTGGTTCCGTTAGCATTCGTTACTGGCTATTCGATGTTGAAATACGAAAAGGCCATCGACTATGAACTTTCACAGCGTTTAAGTGGTAATGCTCGAGAGATCGATTTAGTTCTTAAAGATATCCGTACAAATTTGCAGGAAAAGCGTGATCGTTATTCCCGTGATCCAAGTCTTCTTTATCACCTTACAGTCGGTGATGGTGCGACGATTCGTTCGATTGCTTCGCAATGGATGAAGACGGACGGCATTTCAAGTCTGACTTTCTTTAATCGTGAAGGCCGCATGTTGGCTTCGGTATTTAGGGATGACAAAGAAGTTTTAAGAAGTTTTTTGCCTGTGCAGGATGCCGTCTTTTTATCAGCGAAATACATGGCTGAACTTAAAGAGCAGAAAGAAATCGCCCTTTCAGAAGCTAGAGAAAACCAAAAGTACAATTTGATTTTAATTTCTAAGGTGACTGGCCCCGGCGGTCGCTTAGTGGGTTACGTTGAACAAGTCGTTGATTTAAATAAAAGCTTTGCGATGAGATTAAAAAATCGCCTGAAGCTTGAATTGATTTTCTTTAAAGATAACGGGCAAGTAGTCGTCGCCAGCCACCCGGATTTTTATCTTTATAAAAAAGATTTCTTCCGCCCTTATGTAAAACCAGGTGGGGAGCCCTTCTTTGATTTAAATATTCGCTCTGTACCCTATGGTTTTTTGATCTATCCACTTTCTTGGGGAATCACAAAATTTTCAGTAGCATTGGGCGCTTCAAAAAGTGAAGCGAAAGCTGTTTTAAAGAATGTAAACTACGCATTCATAACAGTTGTTGGCGCGGTCGTCGTTCTTCTTATCTTCACCATTTTTGTAACGTCCAACTGGGTATTAAAACCTTTATATGACTTGGTGGACGCTTTACAATCATTCGAATCCCAAGAACAAGCCGTTACCATTCCAGTAAAAAATGACACAGAAATCGGTCTATTAACTGAGTCGTTTAATGAAATGAGTAAAAAGATCTGGCAAGCCCGTTCTGATCTACGTAAGAAAATCAGCGAGCTAGAATCCGCAAATAAAGAACTTAAAGACACACAAACGAAACTTGTTCACTCAGCTAAAATGGTAAGCCTAGGGCAGCTCGTGGCCGGCGTTGCTCATGAACTAAATAACCCAATTGGTTTTATTTATAGCAACATGACTCATCTTAAAGAATATTCAGAAAAACTGATTACCCTTGCTGAAATAGCTGAAAAAGATCCACCGAAACTGCCCGCGCTTAAAGAAGAATTTGAATTTGATTATATCGTTAAAGATTTACCGAAACTTGTGGCTTCTTGCCAGGATGGTGCCCGCCGTACGCGTGATATCGTTTTAGGTTTAAGAAACTTTTCGCGCTTAGAAGAAGCAAAACTGCAAGAGATCGATGTGCAGCAAAGCTTGGATACCACTCTTAATCTTTTACAAGGTGAAATTAAAAATAGAATTGAAATTCATAGACAGTATGAGCCGACTCCGTTGATTCACTGTTATGCCAGCCAGATTAATCAGGTCTTCATGAACATTCTTTCAAACGCGGTGCAGGCAATTGATGGAAGTGGTCATATTTGGATTTCAACGACACCACTTAAAGATTTCAAAGGCTCAAAAGACAAACGGGGCTTTGTACAAATCTCAATTCAAGACAGTGGCAAGGGCATGTCTGCTGAAACTTTAGAAAAGATTTTCGATCCATTCTTTACTACTAAGGGTGTTGGCCAAGGTACAGGTTTAGGACTTAGTATCTCTTATGGAATAATCCAAAATCACGGGGGAGAAATTCAAGCGCGCTCGGAAGTGGGCGTGGGGACTGAATTTATCGTGATTATCCCAGTTTTCCCCCCAATTCAAGAGAAGAGCCCATCGTTACTAACCTAA
- a CDS encoding rod shape-determining protein, translating to MSFFDKVQDYFSNDIAIDLGTANTLVYVKGRGIILDEPSVVAVQKNYRGMQNRVLAVGKEAKDMLGRTPGSIVAIRPIKDGVIADFEVTQSMLKYFIGKSLGEKKSFIRPRIIICVPYGITQVEKRAVKEAAQSAGAREVYLIEEPMAAAIGAGLPITEPSGNMVVDMGGGTTGVAVISLGGIVYCKSIKVAGDKFDEAIVNYVRRQFNLLIGERTAENIKIQIGNAYPFEEEKSMEIKGRDLVAGAPKTIEITSSQVNDALMDPLSEVVDAVRTALEKTPPELASDIVDNGIVLTGGGALLANLDVLLRERTGLPVSIAEDPLSCVVMGSGKVLDQLDLLRQLTVD from the coding sequence ATGAGTTTTTTTGACAAAGTTCAAGATTATTTTTCTAACGATATTGCCATTGACCTTGGCACCGCCAACACCCTTGTTTACGTAAAAGGCCGTGGCATTATCCTCGATGAACCTTCAGTGGTTGCAGTTCAAAAGAACTATCGTGGAATGCAAAATCGCGTTCTTGCTGTTGGTAAAGAAGCCAAAGATATGTTGGGTCGTACTCCAGGCAGCATCGTTGCTATCCGCCCAATTAAAGACGGCGTTATCGCTGACTTTGAAGTTACTCAAAGCATGCTTAAGTACTTCATCGGTAAATCACTGGGTGAAAAGAAATCTTTCATCAGACCAAGAATCATCATCTGCGTTCCTTACGGAATCACTCAAGTTGAAAAACGCGCGGTAAAAGAAGCTGCTCAGTCAGCTGGTGCACGCGAAGTTTATTTGATCGAAGAACCAATGGCAGCTGCTATCGGTGCGGGACTTCCAATCACTGAACCATCTGGAAACATGGTTGTTGATATGGGGGGCGGTACTACGGGTGTAGCAGTGATTTCGTTGGGCGGTATCGTTTACTGTAAATCAATCAAAGTTGCTGGTGATAAGTTTGATGAAGCAATCGTGAACTACGTTCGCCGTCAGTTCAACTTGTTGATCGGTGAAAGAACTGCTGAAAATATCAAAATCCAAATCGGTAACGCTTACCCATTTGAAGAAGAAAAATCGATGGAGATCAAAGGTCGTGACCTAGTGGCAGGCGCACCTAAGACAATCGAAATCACTTCTTCACAAGTAAACGATGCTTTGATGGATCCTTTGTCTGAAGTTGTTGATGCTGTTCGTACAGCGCTAGAAAAAACTCCACCAGAACTTGCTTCTGATATCGTTGATAACGGGATCGTTCTAACAGGTGGCGGAGCATTGTTAGCTAACCTTGATGTGCTTTTGAGAGAAAGAACTGGCTTGCCAGTTTCTATCGCAGAAGATCCATTGTCTTGCGTGGTTATGGGGTCTGGAAAAGTTCTAGATCAACTAGACCTGCTAAGACAGCTTACAGTGGACTAA
- a CDS encoding glycerol-3-phosphate dehydrogenase/oxidase yields the protein MKNFSFANRIQNINKMKNQEFDLVVIGGGINGAGVARDAAARGMKVALIEARDFASGTSSKSSKLIHGGIRYLENMEFKLVFEALNERTRLFEMAPHLVHPLRFMIPLYEESRVGMAKMGMGMWLYDALSLFQAPEMHERLNPRMTAERMPAIRTTNLLGSYIYSDAYMDDDRLVHETLRSANELGATCVNYVKGIGADFDHGHITGVRCIDQVSKEKFTIKCRHVISSVGPWTDELGQSLFYDWKKILRPTKGIHLTLPKHRLPLSSAVVMGAEKSERIVFGIPRHEMIIIGTTDTDFKETPEEVTTTPEDVVYLLKIIDHYFPQAELTAHDVIASYAGVRPLVHDGSSSEGKTSREHTIINDPRGVTFVAGGKYTTYRLMCQQTVDKALHYFSIEDRARFSAVNTAVPLNSYTSPESFQQALSFADVWASETGKSSADMTLLAERYGMEGEQILNKYSSAYSYLQLEAAQAIDATMCLHLTDFYARRVPLFLADRNHGLHNLDEIGAVFQEKLGWSEARLKEEQHQLSEYMAKEIEWKRHF from the coding sequence ATGAAAAATTTCTCTTTCGCTAATCGCATCCAGAATATCAATAAGATGAAAAATCAAGAATTTGATCTGGTCGTCATCGGGGGAGGAATTAACGGAGCAGGAGTCGCAAGAGACGCCGCTGCCCGCGGAATGAAGGTGGCCCTAATTGAAGCCCGCGATTTTGCTTCAGGGACTTCTTCAAAATCGAGCAAGCTCATTCATGGTGGAATTCGTTATCTAGAAAACATGGAATTCAAATTAGTGTTTGAAGCTTTAAATGAACGAACACGTCTATTTGAAATGGCTCCGCACCTAGTGCACCCATTAAGATTTATGATTCCGCTTTATGAAGAAAGCCGTGTCGGCATGGCAAAAATGGGAATGGGCATGTGGTTATATGATGCTCTTTCCTTATTTCAAGCTCCTGAAATGCACGAACGCTTAAACCCGCGCATGACCGCGGAACGTATGCCTGCAATTCGCACGACGAACCTTTTAGGTTCTTACATTTATTCTGATGCTTACATGGATGATGATCGCTTGGTGCATGAAACTTTGCGTTCAGCAAATGAACTTGGTGCTACATGCGTAAATTACGTTAAGGGCATCGGTGCAGATTTCGATCATGGTCACATCACCGGCGTAAGATGTATTGACCAGGTTTCTAAGGAAAAATTCACTATCAAATGTCGTCACGTGATTAGCAGTGTGGGACCGTGGACTGATGAACTAGGACAAAGTTTATTTTATGATTGGAAAAAGATTCTTCGTCCAACCAAAGGTATTCACTTAACTTTACCAAAACATCGCCTGCCACTTTCAAGTGCGGTGGTGATGGGCGCAGAAAAAAGTGAACGTATTGTCTTTGGTATTCCTCGCCATGAAATGATCATTATCGGAACTACAGATACAGATTTTAAAGAAACGCCTGAGGAAGTGACGACCACGCCTGAAGACGTGGTTTATTTGCTTAAAATTATCGATCACTATTTCCCTCAAGCTGAACTGACAGCCCATGATGTGATTGCAAGTTACGCGGGCGTACGACCGCTAGTGCATGACGGCTCTTCTAGTGAAGGAAAAACCAGCCGCGAACATACGATTATCAACGATCCTCGCGGAGTGACTTTTGTTGCTGGTGGAAAATACACAACTTATCGTTTGATGTGCCAGCAGACGGTGGATAAAGCTCTTCATTATTTTTCAATCGAAGATCGCGCTCGTTTTTCCGCGGTTAATACAGCCGTCCCATTAAACTCGTACACTTCGCCTGAATCTTTCCAGCAAGCTTTAAGTTTTGCTGATGTATGGGCAAGTGAAACAGGCAAATCCAGTGCAGATATGACTTTACTAGCTGAACGCTATGGAATGGAAGGGGAGCAGATTTTAAATAAATACTCTTCTGCTTACAGTTATTTGCAACTTGAAGCTGCCCAGGCCATCGATGCAACGATGTGCTTACATCTTACGGATTTTTATGCGCGCAGAGTTCCGTTATTCTTAGCCGACCGAAACCACGGGTTGCATAACCTTGATGAAATCGGTGCTGTTTTCCAAGAAAAGCTAGGATGGAGTGAAGCTCGTTTGAAGGAAGAGCAGCATCAGCTTTCTGAATACATGGCTAAAGAAATCGAATGGAAAAGACATTTTTAG
- a CDS encoding HAD family hydrolase — translation MKYKDYSTDIWSRINTTLDQVLKEDPNPVAAFDADGTLWDIDLGETFFHYQIDNKLAPLPPHPFEHYEDMKAENPEKAYLWLAQICKGQSLQQIHQWAVEGVKEQHPLPIFLEQKKLIDLFLSKGVKVYVVTASVKWAVEPGAEILGLTKDSVLGVETHVENGIINDQQKGIITYRQGKVDALLAATNGKKPFFASGNTMGDYQLLQNATHLSLAVSAAARDDKLFKTEFELQQNAEKFGWLSHRFI, via the coding sequence ATGAAATACAAAGACTATTCCACAGACATCTGGAGCCGCATAAATACAACACTGGACCAAGTTTTAAAAGAAGATCCCAACCCCGTAGCAGCTTTTGATGCGGATGGAACTTTGTGGGATATCGATCTTGGCGAAACTTTCTTTCATTATCAAATCGACAATAAACTTGCACCGTTGCCCCCACATCCGTTCGAACACTATGAGGATATGAAGGCTGAAAATCCGGAGAAAGCCTACCTTTGGCTAGCTCAAATTTGCAAAGGTCAAAGCCTGCAGCAAATTCATCAATGGGCTGTTGAAGGCGTTAAAGAGCAGCATCCCCTTCCGATCTTCTTAGAGCAAAAAAAGCTGATCGATTTGTTTCTTTCAAAAGGCGTCAAAGTTTATGTCGTAACCGCCTCAGTGAAGTGGGCTGTCGAACCGGGTGCTGAGATTTTGGGTTTAACCAAAGATAGCGTGTTAGGTGTGGAAACCCATGTGGAAAACGGGATTATCAACGATCAACAAAAAGGCATCATCACTTATCGCCAAGGGAAGGTCGACGCTTTGCTTGCGGCAACGAATGGCAAAAAGCCATTCTTTGCTTCGGGTAACACGATGGGTGACTATCAATTACTGCAAAATGCCACGCATTTAAGCTTAGCGGTCAGCGCCGCAGCTCGTGATGATAAGTTATTTAAAACTGAATTTGAACTTCAGCAGAACGCTGAAAAATTCGGATGGCTTTCTCACCGTTTTATCTAA
- a CDS encoding AarF/UbiB family protein, whose translation MLRQIKFAVIALFLVLRFASAAPASSGGELYLSFEQRLAMTYALVAQGEGEAKKEEILDRAKKYFGGVYKAEVKEVKVKNFGEFMAQFRGEWPDTHSVALDLDLIEKRGPRAMMTFKSDSPRVQRQIDQYIEWQQNKLKAMVEKNGGASQLQLEAIGSQILALAQNPDGMKIAEKWAMNETDALLTDRMKELDRVGEKMAESSFAQQQDATMRIFMQTMFSEYFSRLSPASKKLIVSSYLGGNLNLTDMQKFEIMVQNSGPQLQKLLQVVARQADLNPEMLEVFRRLENSVRPVPWVQVNDMVDAEKKNYQFEYFERKALGVGTMAQVHRAKIVLDGKRQDVVVRFIKPNIEDRVAEDKRILTAVAEILDSNPEFRKTGAPKLAPVVEDITATVTAELNQEDTIERQKIAKTRYEKTVLMNTPEYKNWIEFHVPALYEGKGKSEFMVQEMVIGRKLDKEVATYASVAPGLKKSVIEAMARVWASEVLFGGGFYHSDLHQGNFMIQLTDPKIRVNILDYGMGGVLPEHLQRQVMVLGAGTELKNPELIARAFWRMSNQAQNTVNETQFKSLVQERMKNILSGKEKNASIEHWTAWAMDHGLKLPYEFISLNRGMVIVNKLLADSGSSLSISQLMKSLAKSHPMLMYKRLVIQEKISHKDLVRLGWAELKDMWSSSPKVTEAAKAVEKAPEALMGVRCEMVF comes from the coding sequence ATGTTGAGACAAATTAAATTTGCAGTCATAGCTCTGTTTTTGGTCCTAAGATTTGCGTCGGCCGCACCGGCAAGTTCGGGTGGCGAGCTTTATTTGTCGTTCGAACAACGCTTGGCAATGACCTATGCCTTGGTAGCGCAAGGTGAAGGCGAAGCTAAGAAAGAGGAAATCCTAGATCGCGCTAAAAAATATTTTGGTGGCGTTTATAAAGCTGAAGTCAAAGAAGTTAAAGTGAAAAACTTTGGCGAGTTCATGGCGCAATTTCGTGGCGAATGGCCTGACACCCACAGTGTTGCACTTGATTTAGATCTGATTGAAAAACGCGGTCCGCGCGCGATGATGACCTTCAAATCTGACAGCCCACGCGTGCAAAGACAAATTGATCAATATATTGAATGGCAACAAAACAAGCTTAAAGCCATGGTTGAAAAAAACGGTGGGGCTTCGCAATTACAATTAGAAGCCATCGGCAGTCAGATTCTGGCGTTAGCACAAAATCCAGATGGAATGAAGATCGCTGAAAAATGGGCGATGAATGAAACTGACGCTCTTTTAACGGACCGTATGAAAGAATTAGACCGCGTTGGTGAAAAAATGGCGGAATCAAGTTTTGCCCAACAACAAGATGCGACGATGCGTATTTTCATGCAGACGATGTTCAGTGAATATTTCTCTCGTCTAAGCCCAGCTTCTAAGAAACTTATCGTTTCCTCTTATTTAGGTGGAAATTTAAATCTTACAGACATGCAGAAGTTTGAAATCATGGTGCAAAATAGCGGTCCGCAATTGCAAAAGCTTTTGCAGGTTGTTGCTCGCCAGGCTGATTTGAATCCAGAGATGCTTGAAGTCTTCAGACGTCTTGAAAACTCAGTACGACCAGTACCATGGGTTCAGGTCAACGACATGGTCGATGCTGAAAAGAAAAACTATCAATTCGAGTACTTTGAAAGAAAGGCGTTGGGCGTGGGCACAATGGCGCAAGTTCACCGTGCAAAAATCGTTTTAGATGGAAAACGCCAAGACGTGGTTGTGCGCTTTATTAAACCAAATATTGAAGACCGTGTAGCAGAAGATAAAAGAATCCTTACTGCAGTAGCTGAAATTCTAGATAGCAATCCTGAATTTAGAAAAACAGGGGCGCCGAAGCTTGCTCCAGTAGTTGAAGATATCACCGCCACGGTGACGGCAGAGCTTAACCAAGAAGATACAATTGAAAGACAAAAGATCGCTAAGACTCGTTACGAAAAAACTGTTTTAATGAACACTCCAGAATATAAAAACTGGATTGAGTTTCATGTACCGGCTCTTTATGAAGGTAAAGGCAAATCAGAGTTCATGGTTCAAGAAATGGTTATCGGCAGAAAACTTGATAAAGAAGTCGCGACTTACGCATCTGTGGCACCGGGCTTGAAAAAGAGCGTGATTGAAGCCATGGCGCGCGTGTGGGCTAGCGAAGTTTTATTTGGTGGTGGTTTCTACCACTCAGATCTGCACCAAGGTAACTTCATGATTCAGCTGACGGATCCAAAAATTCGCGTAAACATTCTTGATTACGGAATGGGCGGTGTTTTGCCAGAACATTTGCAACGTCAGGTGATGGTATTAGGTGCGGGTACTGAATTAAAAAATCCTGAGTTGATCGCTCGTGCCTTCTGGAGAATGAGCAATCAGGCGCAAAATACCGTGAATGAAACTCAATTTAAATCTTTGGTTCAAGAGCGCATGAAGAACATTCTTTCTGGAAAAGAAAAGAATGCTTCCATCGAACATTGGACCGCGTGGGCCATGGATCACGGTTTAAAACTTCCCTATGAGTTTATTAGTTTAAATCGCGGCATGGTGATCGTGAATAAGCTTTTAGCAGATAGCGGAAGCTCTTTATCGATTTCTCAACTTATGAAGTCACTGGCGAAGTCTCACCCGATGCTTATGTATAAGCGTTTAGTGATTCAAGAAAAGATCTCTCATAAGGATCTAGTAAGACTTGGTTGGGCAGAATTAAAAGACATGTGGTCTTCATCGCCAAAAGTCACGGAAGCCGCTAAAGCGGTGGAAAAAGCCCCAGAAGCTTTAATGGGTGTTCGCTGCGAAATGGTATTCTAA